The window ATCTAATTGGAAAGGCGGAAGCATTAGCCAAAAATCCGTGGATACTAAGTCTTTTTTGTGAAACTAAAAAGAATACTCATATTGGAAATTTGGATCATGTTTTCTTTGTTGATATCATTGAAAAATTCATAGAGAAGAAAAACAAAAAAGTCGCTGCCTTCGCTCGGTTGCCTGAAGCTGCTGTTTATAAATTTATGCTTGCGATTGCGAAAGAAATGGAATCAAAGAATGCTTTCTTAATTCAAAAGGATATTTTTTATAAAATGTTCCAAGAGCATTTTCCGAAAGATGTAAACTTTGATACATTTAAAAATTCCCTTTTTCAAACTGGCTATATGTCAGGAGACTCAAATAAATTCCAATTTCGCCATTTAGAAATTCCCGCCTACTTGATAGTATCCGATAGAATTAAAACTTTCTCTGATGAAGGCACACTCGAACAATCCTTTGACGTATGGCTCATACCAGCGATTAAGAAAATAAAAAAAGTTCCTTTCTATGAAATTCTTGTTTATTATTTCATCACTCTTTTATTTAAAAAATTTCCGGGTAATATGGATTATTTCCATCGGGGAATTGAAAAACTAATTCAATCGTTTACACCAGAAGCAAAGTCTTTACTTTACGCACTCGGTAGAATATTTGCGAGAGCTATTTGCACTTTACCAAAAGTAGATTCTAAGACAGCAAGACTAATTATAAAATTCCAAATGCTTTTTGAATCTACAAAACGAAAATACAATGATCGTGTTTTGGAAAAAGCATACAATACTTGCTTTGTTTTGATAGAAGATAATTTTGTATATGACAAAGATGCAATCATCTGGACAGAAAAATTTGAAAAATTCATTCAGACTAGAGACACTGTAGAAATTATCAAGACACTAAAAAGCTCTGATACAAAATGGGATGAGTTACTTCATTTCTTAAAAAATGATTATAAGAAAAATTCTAACTTCATTCGAAATTATCTGACTCCGGTATTAGATATTTTAAAGGAGAAATTGCATGATAACGAAATTCCTCTTATTAAACTAAGCGAAGACCTGCTCAATCTAAATAAAAAGAGTCAGTATAAATATGCAAACTTCGAAAATAAAATCTACGATATTCTTTTTGAAATAGAAAGGACTCATAGAGAACAGGCAAATCCACAATACCGCAACAAGGCATTAGAAGTAATTGCGCTGAGAAAAATTTATGATAAAGAAACATTTCGAATTGTCCTTGACCAACTTTACAAATGCAGCAACGCAGAAGATGAGTTTGCGCACCTACTCAGATTTTTAATTAACTATAGCGACTTTGAAAGCGAGATTGATTTTACTGCATACGAGACACTAAAAAAATTACTAAAAGATATTAAATACGAAAAGTTAAGTCACAATATGCGAAAGCTTCTAGATGACTATCTACTCAAACATTCTCCCCAACTCATGTATCCACTCGTGAAGGCGATGAAGCTTGGTCCGATTGATCAAAAGAAATTTTTAATGATAGCGAAGAACTCCGAAAATGGGGATAAGGACATTCAGCCGGTGCTCTATATCATCATTAAAAATCAGGATGAATTTTTACTCAAATACAATAAGCAATGGAAAGACTACAACTGGGTTGGCGAACAATTAAAACACGATCCGGGTGATGATAAAGAAGTCCTGATAAAAAAAGCAAAAGAAATCGTAGAAAAAAAATTACGACTCGAAGCAGGTAGTTACGACATACACCACTTAACCACTATCAAAGTGCCTTACGAGCGTTATTCGCGCAGTAGAAAAAAATACGTTCAATACATTCGCCATCTAACTTATCTCACAATCAAACAGCCCTATGTATTCAGCGAACTTTTAAAACTAGAAGACTTGAAACCATTCAAATGGGATTATATCTTAGAGCCTATCAATATCGAAATATCCGGTCCTGTAAAAGACTTAGTAGATATTTTCTCTGCTCCAAATGTGATTCAGAAATGGAAGGATACAATTAAAGATGTGTGGGTAAGACCGGTTTAGATACCAACCACCTATAATTCCTTGACGCTAAGCTTATACGATTTTACAACAGTTGTAGACCGATAAATTATTTATTATCTTAGTTATTACAAACAAAGAACCGAGAGGGAATATGGCATTTACTAACAAACAGAGCAGTTTTCAATCAGGAACAGACAAATCCAATATTTTTTATCAATCATGGATAAAGCCCAATGCAAAAAGAGTTTTAATTCTCCAGCATGGGTTTGGGGAGCATAGTGATCGATATGGAAATATTATTGAAAAATTGAAAGACGATGATTTTAATATCTATGCTCTTGATTCGCGTGGTCATGGGAGATCAGAAGGGAAGCGTGGGCATGTGGATCAATTTCAATATTATATCAATGATTTGACAGAATTAATTTATATTGCTCGCGAAGAACAGGGGATAAACAAAGTTAGCCTCTTGGGACATTCTCTTGGTGGAGTGATTTCTTTACAGTATGCGGTGGAAGGGTTTAATCAAGATCATTTAGATGGACTTATTTTAAGCTCCCCCGGTCTTAAGGTTAAGATGGATTTTGATAAAGAAGTAAAGAAATTTATCGGAGAGATAGTTGCTTCTTTTCTTCCCGATACAACGATAGACGCTAACTTAGATTTGAATTATCTTTCTCATGATAAATCAGTCATTGAAGCTTACAAAAAAGATAAGCTTACTCACGGTAAAATCTCGTTTCAAATGGGCTCCAATCTATTTAATTTATCAAAAGCGTTATACGATAAAGCAAACCATATTCATGTTCCAATTCTTATTATTCACGGTGAAGACGATGGAATTATTGATGTAAATGGAAGTCGTGATTTATTTCGCCATCTCACAGTTGAGAAGAAATTTATAAAGACCTATCCAAAACTTTATCATGAATTAATGAATGAACTTCCTAAAGATCGTGAGATTGTCTTAACAGACATAGTAGAATTTTTGCATTCTGTGGGCTAGCTAGAAGAAAGCAGGTTTGGAAACCTGCCTTCATTACTTAGCCCTTTTTCTTATTTAGAAATCTTTTTAGTTTCAATGCAGGAATGTAAGTGGGATCTAAGTTTAGAATCTTTTCTATTGCGTCTATCGCTTTGTCGGGGTAGTTTTCTTTCGTAAATGTTTTTGCCAGATTATACAAAGCAGGTAGATTGCCACTTCTAAGAGATATTGATTTTTGTAATTCTAGTTCTGCTCTACCATAATTTTCTAATTTATAAAAACAATATCCTAGAATCAGATGAGAGTCTGCATTGTAGGTCTTTAGGCTATTGTATTCTTCAAGGTATTTAATTGCCTCGTTATAATTACGAATCTTTGCATAGCATTTGCCAAGAAGTAGTAGTATACTCAAGTCATTGGGCAAAATGCGATTAGCCTTAATTAGATGCTCTGCGGCTAATTCATAGTTTTCGCTATTAAAATTTCGTTCTGCTTCTAATTGGTGTTTATCAAAAGCTTCCATGTTTAAGCTGAGACCAATTCCGAGTAGTGTAATATCATCGCCCTGGTCTGTTCCACGACAGTAATGATTGAACTTCTTCATTATAAAATCAACAGACGTCTTCACATCCATATCAGCGGATTCTAATATATATTTGATTAAGTTTTCTTGTTGGAATTGCTCTCCTACATCGTTTTGACCTTCAATGAGTCCATCTGTGAATACAAATAGTTTGTCGCCTGGTTCTAACTTTATCTTATAATCTTTGAAGTGTTCTCTTGCATCATCAAACATTCCAAGGAATGTTCCTTCTCCTACAAGTGTAACAATTTCTTTTGTTTTGCGTTTAAAAAGTATGGGTCTTGGATGACCGGCAATCGAGTAAGTCATTTCATATTCGGAATCAAAAATTCCATAGAAGCAAGTTAAGTAACCCTGTTGTTTTACAAGGTCTAGTAGTTCACTATTAGCATTTCCTAATATTTCGGAAGGACTATCTAGTTTGTAATTTGTAAAAAGTAATTTTGAAATCGCCGTTATAAATGCAGCCGGCACACCATGACCGGATACATCACTTACTAAGACTCCTAGACGATTAGAGCCAAAGTTAAAATAATCATAATAATCCCCGCTGACTTCTTGCATTGGCATGAAGCTAACGGCAAACTGTAATCCTTTCCAATCAGGAATTCGCTGGGGGATAATGCCTCGTTGTATATTGCGTGCGATCTTTAAGTCTTTTGTAATAGACTTTTGTTTAATCATCAGTTCATTTCTTAAACTTTTTAAGACTTCGACTGCTGCTTCTAAATCTCTATTCTCAATATATAATTCTTTTGATTTACTAAATATATCATTTAGATCAATGTAAGAATACTGCCCCTTATCCGCTTCATTTAAAGAAGAAATTACAAATGTCTTGGACTCAAAGGCAGGAGAAATTTTATTGATATTTGTTTTTCCTACTTTGATTTTACATTCTAACCAGGAGATTTCTACAATTGATTTTTTAGAGTTGAATTTGGTTTTATCCGAGTGAAGAAAAAAACGGGAATCTACTTCATTTAAACTTGTTTCTATTAGAGTAGTCTTACAACCGGATACTTGAAATAGAATCGCTGCTCCCTGTAAAATCCCAGTAAGAAAAATTAAATCATATGCGTTTTCTTTTATCTTCTTGTGAAATTGAAATTCTATTTTAAGTTTGTTTTTAGAATAGCTAATTGTTTTAATTTCGATATAACGAATATAATGATCTATGAGCAGAGGAAGTCTAGAAATTAATTCTTCAAATTCAATTTGAACATCATCCGATGGAAGTATTTCAAAGCTATCTGCTAAAAAGAAATCTTTACCCATATTAAAAAAAGTTTCTGTTAAGGGAAGTGTCTCTTCTATTTTATTTAGAATTCTTCTTTCTAGTAAACAGGAAATCCAAAAGTTACTGTCCTTAAGGATCCTTGATAGCGTCATTGGATCTACTAATTCTTGAATAACAGATTCACTGGATTGGTTTTGGCTATGGTCTAGGTATACACGTATAATCTTGTTAAGCCTTCTAGCTGTAACTTCAGGTATTATATACAAGCCTTGCGAGGTAGAATCTGTTGTTTGAGTTTCTGACATGTTTACAATACATCCTAAATTATGGAAAAAACTTTTTCAATTAAAAATAGTTATATTCGAAATTTTAATTGGATTTTCAAGAATTGCC is drawn from Leptospiraceae bacterium and contains these coding sequences:
- a CDS encoding SpoIIE family protein phosphatase, producing MSETQTTDSTSQGLYIIPEVTARRLNKIIRVYLDHSQNQSSESVIQELVDPMTLSRILKDSNFWISCLLERRILNKIEETLPLTETFFNMGKDFFLADSFEILPSDDVQIEFEELISRLPLLIDHYIRYIEIKTISYSKNKLKIEFQFHKKIKENAYDLIFLTGILQGAAILFQVSGCKTTLIETSLNEVDSRFFLHSDKTKFNSKKSIVEISWLECKIKVGKTNINKISPAFESKTFVISSLNEADKGQYSYIDLNDIFSKSKELYIENRDLEAAVEVLKSLRNELMIKQKSITKDLKIARNIQRGIIPQRIPDWKGLQFAVSFMPMQEVSGDYYDYFNFGSNRLGVLVSDVSGHGVPAAFITAISKLLFTNYKLDSPSEILGNANSELLDLVKQQGYLTCFYGIFDSEYEMTYSIAGHPRPILFKRKTKEIVTLVGEGTFLGMFDDAREHFKDYKIKLEPGDKLFVFTDGLIEGQNDVGEQFQQENLIKYILESADMDVKTSVDFIMKKFNHYCRGTDQGDDITLLGIGLSLNMEAFDKHQLEAERNFNSENYELAAEHLIKANRILPNDLSILLLLGKCYAKIRNYNEAIKYLEEYNSLKTYNADSHLILGYCFYKLENYGRAELELQKSISLRSGNLPALYNLAKTFTKENYPDKAIDAIEKILNLDPTYIPALKLKRFLNKKKG
- a CDS encoding alpha/beta hydrolase is translated as MAFTNKQSSFQSGTDKSNIFYQSWIKPNAKRVLILQHGFGEHSDRYGNIIEKLKDDDFNIYALDSRGHGRSEGKRGHVDQFQYYINDLTELIYIAREEQGINKVSLLGHSLGGVISLQYAVEGFNQDHLDGLILSSPGLKVKMDFDKEVKKFIGEIVASFLPDTTIDANLDLNYLSHDKSVIEAYKKDKLTHGKISFQMGSNLFNLSKALYDKANHIHVPILIIHGEDDGIIDVNGSRDLFRHLTVEKKFIKTYPKLYHELMNELPKDREIVLTDIVEFLHSVG